caagtccagccccgtcaacatcaactatgtcacctatcaatacaagtttacatgcaggaacaacacgttcatcacaaggcagtaaatcttcagcacctgccactgagaccttgccaacaatcaacacaaaattagtGCAACTGAAGACGTCGCCGCTtgtcaataatacttcatctccggatcataccgcttcactaccGGCAACTTCCCCACCTGACAACAtagctctaacacaagtcaagtcatcttcaacaccactcaaaacaacttcagagacagtcaagacacctttatcgccagtcactgcatcttcatcttcactgactcaaacttcatctccactttcttcaagtcaaCAACCTCTAGACACAAGTTTGCTACCACTCAGTATGACTTCTTTACCACTCTctacaatttcaccaccacttgattcaagtccagccccgtcaacatcaactatgtcacctatcaatacaagtttacatgcaggaacaacacgttcatcacaaggcagtaaatcttcagcacctgccactgagaccttgccaacaatcaacacaaaattagtGCAACTGAAGACGTCGCCGCTtgtcaataatacttcatctccggatcataccgcttcactaccGGCAACTTCCCCACCTGACAACAtagctctaacacaagtcaagtcatcttcaacaccactcaaaacaacttcagagacagtcaagacaactttatcgccagtcactgcatcttcatcaccacttactcaaacttcatctccacttttctcaagtcaaacaccagctacatcaactatgtcacctatcaacacaagtttacatgcaggaacaacatcttcatcacaaggcagtaaaacttcagcacctgtcactgagaccttgccaagtttgccaacactcaacaccactgccttaccactctttgaaacttcaccaccagtgggttcaagtacattaccagacacttcaacattgccaacaatcaacacaagtttaaaaccacacacaagttcatcagaaggcactgcaacttcagaagcagtcagtgaatatttgtcaacaatcaacacaactttattgcaactgaagacgtcaccgctagtcaataatacttcatctccggatcataccgcttcactactggcaacttacccacctcaaaacacagctctaacacaagtcatgtcatcttcaacaccactcaaaacaacttcagagtcagtcaagacacctttatcgccagtcactgcatcttcatcttcaacaactcaaacttcatctccactttcttcaagtcaagaaCCTCAAGACACAAGTTTGCTACCACTCAGTATGACTTCTTTACCACTCTctacaatttcaccaccacttgattCAAGTCCAGTCCCGtcaacatcaactatgtcacctatcaacacaagtttacatgcaggaacaacacgttcatcacaaggcagtaaatcttcagcacctgccactgagaccttgccaacaatcaacacaaaattagtGCAACTGAAGACGTCGCCGCTTGtaaataatacttcatctccggatcataccgcttcactaccGGCAACTTCcccacctgacaacacagctctaacacaagtcaagtcatcttcaacaccactcaaaacaacttcagagacagtcaagacaactttatcgccagtcactgcatcttcatcaccacttactcaaacttcatctccacttttctcaagtcaaacaccagctacatcaactatgtcacctatcaacacaagtttacatgcaggaacaacatcttcatcacaaggcagtaaaacttcagcacctgtcactgagaccttgccaagtttgccaacactcaacaccactgccttaccactctttgaaacttcaccaccagtgggttcaagtacattaccagacacttcaacattgccaacaatcaacacaagtttaaaaccacacacaagttcatcagaaggcactgcaacttcagaagcagtcagtgaatatttgtcaacaatcaacacaactttattgcaactgaagacgtcaccgctagtcaataatacttcatctccggatcataccgcttcactactggcaacttacccacctcaaaacacagctctaacacaagtcatgtcatcttcaacaccactcaaaacaacttcagagtcagtcaagacacctttatcgccagtcactgcatcttcatcttcaacaactcaaacttcatctccactttcttcaagtcaagaaCCTCAAGACACAAGTTTGCTACCACTCAGTATGACTTCTTTACCACTCTctacaatttcaccaccacttgattCAAGTCCAGTCCCGtcaacatcaactatgtcacctatcaacacaagtttacatgcaggaacaacacgttcatcacaaggcagtaaatcttcagcacctgccactgagaccttgccaacaatcaacacaaaattagtGCAACTGAAGACGTCGCCGCTTGtaaataatacttcatctccggatcataccgcttcactaccGGCAACTTCcccacctgacaacacagctctaacacaagtcaagtcatcttcaacaccactcaaaacaacttcagagacagtcaagacaactttatcgccagtcactgcatcttcatcaccacttactcaaacttcatctccacttttctcaagtcaaacaccagctacatcaactatgtcacctatcaacacaagtttacatgcaggaacaacatcttcatcacaaggcagtaaaacttcagcacctgtcactgagaccttgccaagtttgccaacactcaacaccactgccttaccactctttgaaacttcaccaccagtgggttcaagtacattaccagacacttcaacattgccaacaatcaacataggtttaaaaccacacacaagttcatcacaagCCATTGCAACTTCAATAGCAGTAAGTGAAAATTTGCctacaatcaacacaactttagtgCAACTGAAGTCATCACTGctagtcaataatacttcatctccggatcacACCGCTTCACCACTGGCAACTTAcccacctgacaacacagctctaacacaagtcaagtcatcttcaacaccactcaaaacaacttcagagacagtcaagacaactttatcgccagtcactgcatcttcatcaccacttactcaaacttcatctccacttttctcaagtcaaacaccagctacatcaactatgtcacctatcaacacaagtttacatgcaggaacaacatcttcatcacaaggcagtaaaacttcagcacctgtcactgagaccttgccaagtttgccaacactcaacaccactgccttaccactctttgaaacttcaccaccagtgggttcaagtacattaccagacacttcaacattgccaacaatcaacataggtttaaaaccacacacaagttcatcacaagCCATTGCAACTTCAATAGCAGTAAGTGAAAATTTGCCTACAATCAACACAACCTTAGTGCAACTGAAGTCATCACTGctagtcaataatacttcatctccggatcacACCGCTTCACCACTGGCAACTTACCCACCTGACcacacagctctaacacaagtcaagtcatcttcaacaccactcgtaacaacttcagagtcagtcaagacaactttatcgcccatcactgcatcttcatcttcactaactcaaacttcatctccactttcttcaagtcaagaaCCTCTAGACACAAGTTTAATACCACTCAGTATGACTTCTTTACCACTCTctacaatttcaccaccacttgattcaagtccagcccaatcaacatcaactatgtcacctatcaacacaagtttacatgcaggaacaacatcttcatcacaaagaAGTAAAACTTCAGTACCTATCACTGAGACCTTGCCgacaatcaacacaacattagtgcaactgaaaacgtcaccgctagtcaacaatacttcatctccgaatcataccactttaccacttacaacttcacaaccagtgggttcaagtacCTTACCAGCCACGTCAACtttgccaacactcaacacaagtttaaaaccacacacaagttcatcacaaggcattgcaacttcagcagcagtcagtgaaaatttgccaacaatcaacacaacattagtgcaactgaaaacgtcaccgctagtcaacaatacttcatctccgaatcataccactttaccacttacaacttcaccacctgtcaacacaactctaacacaagtcaagtcatcttcaacaccactcaagaCTTCTTTTgagtcagtcaagacaacttcACCAGCAATAATGATGACTTTACCACCAGTGAATGCAAGTCCTCCTGTCAATGAGACCTCATCACCAATTATTTCCACCTCAACTTTAGATATTGCAACGTCTTTACCACACAATGCAACTTTAGCACCAGCAACTCAAACATCACTGCCACCTGGTTCAAGTCCAGTGCCAGCCACTCCAAGTTTACCCTCAATCAACAGAAGTTTGCGACCAGAAACAACAAGCTCATTACTGACACTCAACACTACTTTATCACCAATTACTAACACTTcaccacctgtcacacacatgaTAACTTCACAACCAGTCAAGATAACATCTTCACCAGTCATTAAAACTCCACCACCAGTCAATGCTACTCCAACAACTTCCAATACAACACCAAACTCACTAGGTAACAAAACCATGAAACAAGGAAATTCAGCTACAATTGGCAGTGTCAATCCTATAAGATTGGAATTACAAAATTTAGCTTAGTCCTATGTCACTTATTCTTCATATTCTTTGCCACCAGCTAATTCTGCTTTTACCCTGCCAGGTTATTTGACCACTTCCTCAATAAATGGAACAGCCTCATCACTAAAATCCACAAGTACAACTCGTGTTCCAgctaccacaacaacagctgcccaaCCATCTGAGCCAAAAATCACTTTGGCATTCAAAGTGCAGCAAAATTTTACAGCACAGCTTGCGAACAAATCCTCTCCAGAATTTAAGGAATTGGCACACAAAGTGTCCACAGCGGTAAGTcaaaacacatgtatacagtatatatctttTTTCAATTTATAATTTTCCACGAACAAATACCAAATACTAAGAGGTTTTAGAGGAACTGCAAGTGTGAAATTACAGTTTGACATACCACTAACAAATGTGGATCAAAGTATAAATGACAGCATTCAGATAGCGTCTACAAAAATACCTTCACAATACAATTGGTcgaaataaaagtaaatcagGATGTGTAGGTGTGGAAGGGATCCAGTGACTTGTCTGTAAATGTATCACGAGTCATGCACAAAGTTACTGTTTCACGATTATGAACAGTTAATGTTAGTGAGCTTAAATGAATATGACACACTAACTGATACCTTTGAAAGATGGTTTAACTGGAACACTTCaagtttatattaaaatatttgaaaatagatgttatgctgttttgtaaagaaaagaaatgtccattttcatgtcattcctTTAGGTCACTGTCTACCCGGATATCATGAAATCTCTCACTGGTTGAC
The sequence above is a segment of the Enoplosus armatus isolate fEnoArm2 chromosome 2, fEnoArm2.hap1, whole genome shotgun sequence genome. Coding sequences within it:
- the LOC139290633 gene encoding uncharacterized protein; translation: MTTSQSYKSTSPAKSASPPTPLSPVTASSSSTTQTSSPLSSSQEPQDTRTTRSSQGSKSSAPATETLPTINTKLVQLKTSPLTETLPSLPTLNTTALPLFETPLSPVTASSSSTTQTSSPLSSSQEPQDTSLLPLSMTSLPLSTISPPLDSSPVPSTSTMSPINTSLHSSPNHTTLPLTTSPPVNTTLTQVKSSSTLLSSQGSKTSAPVTETLPSLPTLNTTALPLFETPLSPVTASSSSTTQTSSPLSSSQEPQDTIKNL